Within the Acuticoccus sediminis genome, the region CGGCAACGACCTTGAGGACGAGCGGCGATTTGCGGCGGCCGCGCGCGTGTCGGAGATCAACCTCGCCCTCTACCGGGCGTTCGTCCAGCCGTTCGTCCGGGCGAGCGTGAGCCCGTCCCTCGCCGAGTCGATGCGCCGCCTCCACCCGCTGCGCCTCGGCTACGAGATGTTCGGCGCGGGCAATCCGTGGCTCGGCTGGATCGAACAGTCCGCCGCTGCCGCCCGGAAGGCGCGCTGTCCCGCCGAGCCCGACAATCCCTGGCTCGCCGTCCAGGAGCAGGTGTCCCGCCAGGTCGTCGACGGGCTCGATACCGTGCGGAAGGTCGCCGAGACCGCGTCGGAGGACATCTTTCGCGCCGTCTACGGATCGGCCGCGCTCCAGGCCGCGCTCGGGATCGACGCCAGCTCCGACCGCCGCCCGCGCAAGGCGGCGAAGAACCTTCTCCACCAGCGTCTGATCGAGCACCGGGTCGCCGAGCTCCGGGCACGCATGCGCGAAGGGGGGCTGCGCGAGGCGGTGGTGCGCGCGCTCGTCTACGTCGGCATGGCGCGCGGCAGGGTCGACGAACGGGGCTTCGAGGCGATCCGGCGGATCCGGCAGGAGCATCCGGCGGCGAAGGCGCTCTCCCTCGCCGACTTCAAGGCGATGGTCCGCGATCAGTTCTACATGCTGCGGATCGACGAGGAGGCGGCGCTCGCCGCGCTCCCCGGCCTCCTGCCCGACGACGAGGCCGCCCGCGCGGGTGCCCTCGAGATGCTCGGCACCGTCCTCGGCGCTTCGGGGGCGCTCAAGGGCGAAGCGGCGGGACGGTTGGAGCGGATCTCGGGAATCTTCAGCCCCGCGAGCCCGCCTCCTCCGCCACGCCGCAAGGCGCCGGGCGGGGCGAAGGCATCCGGCGACCGGACCCCCGGCGCCAACGCCGCGCACCGGCACGACGGCCAGGCATGACGCCGGACGCGGCCCGGACCGCGCGCGGCAGGAGCGATCGCAGCCGACACCCCGAACCTGTCCGAAGCGATGCCCGGCGCCGGCGCATCGGCCGCGTTCATGTGGCCCTCGCGCGCAGGGGGCGATGGGGTATCAAGGTGGGGCGTGCCAACGGACGGACGCATCCGATGGGCGGGACGGGACCCGAGCCGCCCCGGTGCGCCGTCGTCACCGAGATCTGAGGAGCGAGTGCCATGGATGACAGCGTGCACGGAGGGGCGAAGCCCTCCAAGTACGACCGCCTCATCGCCCGGGCGCAGGAGGAGACCCCCGCTACGACCGTCGTCGCCCACCCCTGTGACGAGACGGCTCTGCGCGGCGCGCTGGAAGCGGCGGCGGCGCGGCTGATCGTTCCGATCCTCGTCGGACCGGACGCCAGGATCCGCGCCATCGCCGCCGAGCACGGCCTCGATCTCGCCGGCGTCGAGGTGGTCGATGCCCCGCATAGCGACGCCGCGGCGGCCCTCGCGGTGCGCCTCATCCGCGAGGGGCGGGGCGAGCTCCTCATGAAAGGGAGCCTCCACACCGACGAGCTGATGCGCGAGGTCACCGCCTCCGCCACGGGGCTGCGCACGAAGCGGCGCATCAGCCACGTCTTCGTCATGGACGTGCCCGGTCACGCCGACACGCTCTTCATCACGGACGCGGCCATCAACATCTTCCCCGACCTCGAGGCGAAGCGGGACATCGTCCAGAACGCCATCGACCTGTGGACCGCGGTCGGCCTCGGGGAGCCGCGCGTCGCGATCCTGTCCGCCGTCGAGACGGTGACCCCGAAGATCCCCTCCACGCTGGAGGCGGCGGCGCTCTGCAAGATGGCCGACCGGGGGCAGATCACCGGCGGCAAGATCGACGGCCCGCTCGCCTTCGACAACGCCATCGACCCGGAGGCGGCGCGCATCAAGGGGATCGTCTCGCCGGTCGCCGGCCACGCGCAGATCCTCGTCGTCCCCGACCTCGAGGCGGGCAACATGCTGGCGAAGAACCTGACCTTCCTCAGCCATGCGGACGCCGCCGGCATCGTGCTCGGCGCGCGGGTGCCGATCATCCTCACCTCGCGGGCAGACTCGGTGCGGACCCGGCTCGCCTCGTGCGCGGTCGCATCGCTCTACGCCGCCGCGCGCCGCGCGTCGGCCCCGATCGCGGCTTGAGCGCGATGGAGGTCGTTCTCGCGGTCAACGCCGGCTCGTCGAGCCTCAAGTTTCAGATCTTCACCGTCGAGTCCGGCGAGCCGTCGCTCCACGTGCGCGGCGCGATCGACGGGATCGGCACGCGGCCGCGCCTTCACGCCACCGGTGCGGACGGTGCCGTTCTCGTCGACCGGACCTACACGGCAGCGGCGCTGGCGGATCT harbors:
- a CDS encoding phosphate acetyltransferase; translated protein: MDDSVHGGAKPSKYDRLIARAQEETPATTVVAHPCDETALRGALEAAAARLIVPILVGPDARIRAIAAEHGLDLAGVEVVDAPHSDAAAALAVRLIREGRGELLMKGSLHTDELMREVTASATGLRTKRRISHVFVMDVPGHADTLFITDAAINIFPDLEAKRDIVQNAIDLWTAVGLGEPRVAILSAVETVTPKIPSTLEAAALCKMADRGQITGGKIDGPLAFDNAIDPEAARIKGIVSPVAGHAQILVVPDLEAGNMLAKNLTFLSHADAAGIVLGARVPIILTSRADSVRTRLASCAVASLYAAARRASAPIAA